The following proteins are encoded in a genomic region of Nicotiana sylvestris chromosome 4, ASM39365v2, whole genome shotgun sequence:
- the LOC104230127 gene encoding protein SRC2-like — protein MDCRRFEITLISASDLDDVRKLFKMKVHARVSIGSNPDTEKRTPTDTHGEINPAWNFSMKYTISESMIQYPNDMLVIKLYCQRKLGDRYIGEVHTSMKELYEYAYPNGGSAVMNYPVQKGSAQSQGLLRFSYRFGEKVTVDKLVLAETIAGWSMC, from the coding sequence ATGGACTGTAGAAGATTTGAAATAACACTAATATCAGCAAGTGATCTTGATGATGTTCGAAAGCTATTCAAGATGAAAGTCCACGCTAGGGTTTCCATAGGAAGCAACCCCGACACTGAAAAAAGAACGCCGACAGACACACACGGCGAGATAAATCCGGCGTGGAACTtcagcatgaagtatacaatatCCGAGTCAATGATACAGTACCCTAATGATATGCTAGTTATAAAGTTATATTGCCAGAGGAAGCTCGGGGATCGGTATATTGGAGAAGTGCATACTTCAATGAAGGAGCTTTATGAATATGCATACCCTAATGGAGGCAGTGCTGTTATGAATTATCCTGTCCAAAAAGGCTCTGCTCAATCTCAAGGTCTTTTGAGGTTTTCTTATAGGTTTGGAGAAAAAGTTACGGTTGATAAGTTAGTTTTGGCTGAGACCATTGCTGGTTGGAGTATGTGCTAA